From Desulfovibrio sp.:
TCCCGTCCTTGGAAACCGAAAGGGACGCTTAATAAATAATCCCCGAGTTGGTTTTTGGCAAGAAAAAGGAGATTTCCTTAGACGCGGTAAAGGGCGGTCACGTTACAAAACCATGTTGCACGGCATTTTCCTGGCCGAGAACAGCGGAAAGGCCTCTGTCGAAAACAGTTCGTCCAGGGAACCCTTTCCGGGCAGGGCACATCCCCCAGAACCCACGGTGGTCCGTTTGATTGGCCGAAAGCATGGAGAGCAGGATGGCGTAACATTGGCGGCGGCCAGAATGAACAGATATTATGGCGGCATAGGGCAGGGTAGGACTTTTGTAACAGATTCTCTTGAGCCTTGTAACACAACTGTAATATGTTCCTCCTAGGGTCCGCATGCTGCCGGACCCGAGTCTCCGGCAACATCCCTTAATAACATTTGGAGGCTAAAGATCATGAAGAAAATCGCCAGTTTCTTTTTTGCATTACTGCTTACGGCCAGCCTGGCCCAGGCAGACACCAACATCCGAGTGGACGGTTCCACCACCGTGCTGCCCGCCATGCAGAAGATAGTAGAGGCCTACATGAAGGCCAACCCCGGGGTGAACATCACCGTTTCAGGTGGCGGATCAGGCAACGGCATCAAGGCCATCATCGACGGCACTACTGATGTTGCCATGTCTTCGCGCGAGATGAAGCCAAAGGAAATGGATGCAGCCAAGGAAAAGGGCCGCGTGGTGAAGCCTGTGGAGATCGCCCTGGACGCCCTGGCGCCCATCGTGAATCCGGCCAACCCCGTGAAGGGGCTTACCGCCGAACAGCTTCAGGGCATTTTCGCCGGCAAGGTCAAGAACTGGAAGGAAGTCGGCGGAGACGACAGGGAAATCGTGGTCATATCCCGCGATACCTCCTCCGGCACCTACGAAGCCTGGCAGGAACTGATCATGAAGGACCAGAAGGTGACCCCGGCCGCCCTTCTTCAGGCTTCTTCCGGCGCGGTGCTGCAGGTGGTGGGAAAGAACAAGTACGCAATCGCCTACGACGGTTACGCCTACGTGAACAACACCGTGAAGGCGCTTCCGGTCAACGGTGTTGCTGGCAGCGAGAAGACCGTGGCTGACAAGAGCTACCCGGTCTCGCGTGGCCTGTTCATCATTGTCCCCGAGAAGGCCACCCCCGAGGTGCAGAAGTTCGTGGACTACATCCTGGATCCGGCCAAGGGCCAGAAGATGATCGGCGAAGTCGGCTATTTCCCGGTAAAGAAATAGCATCCAACAATCCGCCGGGTCCCCCACGGGGGGCCCGGATTTGGAGCCTGCAGTGGCCATCAGCCGAAAGCTCAAAGACGATCTGATCCGTTATTTCTTTATGATCACCGCCATGGTGTCCATTGTGTCCCTGGCGCTCATCATGATCTACCTCTTCCTGGAAGGGCTTCCTCTTTTCAAGCATGTGGGTGTGATGGAGTTTCTCTTCGGGAACCTGTGGTATCCGACTGCCGAGCCTGCGGAATTTGGGATTTTCCCCCTCATCATGGCTTCTATCGCGGTGACGGCGCTTTCGTCGTCCATAGCCATCCCCCTGGGTGTCATGACCGCGGTTTACCTTGCGGAAATAGCCGGGGCCAAGACACGCGGCATACTCAAACCACTGGTGGAACTTCTGGCAGCGTTGCCGTCGGTGGTTATCGGCTTCTTCGGCATGGTGGTGGTGGCCCCATTTCTCCAGGACACATTCGACTTGGCCACCGGCCTTAACCTGTTCAACGCCAGTCTGATGCTGGCCTTCATGTCCGTGCCCACCATCTGTTCGGTTTCCGAAGACGCCATCTACGCTGTTCCGCGCGAACTCAAGGAGGCATCCCTGGCCTTGGGAGCCACCCACTGGGAGACCATAAGAAGGGTTATTCTGCCCGCATCGCTTTCAGGCGTGTCCACCGCCGTCATTCTCGGCATGTCCAGGGCCATTGGGGAAACAATGGTGGTGCTCATGGTGGCGGGTGGAGCGGCAATTCTCCCCAAGTCGATTTTCTCAGCGATCCGGCCCATGCCGTCCTCCATCGCAGCCGAAATGGCCGAAGCGCCTTTTCGCTCGGACCACTACCACGCGCTTTTTGCCATAGGCATCGTGCTGTTTCTGTTCACCCTGGTTTTCAACATCATCGCCCAGCACATTTCCGAAAAACACAAACAGGTTGGAGCCGCCACTCTGTAGAGGCCAGAGCGATATGCGTAGAAACGACAAGCTTATCAAACGGCGCAGGGGCGTCCAGAGCCTGATGTGGGGAGTGTTCAAGGGCGCGGCCCTGGTGAATGCGGCTGCACTGGGCATTATCTGCGTTTTTCTCTTCTACAACGGCCTGCCTGCCATATCCTGGGAGTTCCTCTCCCAGCCGCCTCGCAACTCCATGACAGCTGGTGGCATTCTGCCCTGCATAATCGGCACGATAATCCTGTCCATGGGGTCCATGCTGGTGGCCTTCCCCCTGGGTGTGTGCGCGGCCATATATTTGAACGAGTACGCCAAGCCAGGCAAAATGGTCCGTATGATCCGTCTGGGAATCGCCAATCTGGCAGGAGTACCTTCAGTGGTGTTCGGCCTTTTTGGGCTGGCCTTTTTCGTCACCTTTTTCGGGCTCGGGGTGAGCATTCTTTCCGGCGTGCTGACCCTCACCATCCTGGTTCTTCCCGTGATCATCGGTACCAGCGAGGAAGCCCTCAAGTCCGTGCCCAACACGTACCGGGAAGCATCGCTGGGACTGGGCGCAACCAAATGGCAGACCATCCGCTTCGTGGTGCTCCCGGCGGCCATCCCAGGCATGCTCACCGGGGCCATCCTCGGTCTGTCGCGCGCTGCCGGAGAGACCGCGGCCATCATGTTCACCGCCGCTGTGTTCTTCGCACCCAAGCTGCCCACTTCGGTGTTCTCGGACGTGATGGCGCTGCCCTACCACATTTACGTGCTCGCCACCGCGGGAACCGACATAGACAAGACCCGCCCCCTGCAATACGGCACCGCCCTGGTGCTCATAGCCCTTGTTCTGGGTATGAATCTGCTCGCCATTGTGCTTCGGGCCAGGCTGCAGAGAAAGGGCTGAAGGTCTTTGGGGAACTGACACGCTACACTGAGAAGCCGACAGCATTCATCATCACAACAGTATGCCAACTGGGCAGGTGGCAATTCCCGCCAACTGTGTTTTTAACAACAAGAGAAGTGAGCAACTAAGTGCCGCCCCGGATGCATTTTCGCACCGGGGCGTTCCTGCATGCGGAGAAAGGTCCACGCCACGATGCACTGCAGCGAAGCGATTGGTCAGGAGCATACTGTCTGAGGGGATTCCTGTGCAGAAACCGGGGGCGATGCGACAGTCAACAAGCGGGGGCAGAGTTGGGGGACGTAACTGTTCTGCCTTGACCAGTTGGAAGACGCTTGGAGCGTATTTCCATAATCCCGTTCGTTCGGTTCAGGTCGTAAGAAAACTGAGCTCGTTTGTCCCCTCTCGTCACATAGGCAACCTGAGCGCATCCAACTTGGCGCCAATATCATGCACGCTGTTGGTGCACACGGGCGCCGTATCCTCACAGCCAATCATGCTGTCGGTCAGGTCTTTAAGTTCCGCAGCCTGTTCAGCCAGGTAGGAGACAGCCTCTGAAGTGTGGACCATGCCATTGGAGGTTTCTTGGGCAATCTCGTTCACCTCGGACACGGCCGAATTCACCAGATGATGCGCGGCTGATTGCTCTTCCGCTGATGCGGCGATGCGGCGGACCTGATCCGCGGTGGATGATGTGAACTCCACAATGCTGGCCAAGGCGTTCCCGGAACGTTTGACTAGGTCATTGGCCTGTGCAATCGCGCTGAACGATCGTTGCGTGCCCTCTATATTGAGCTGAGTGACACGCTGGATTTCCTCAATACTCTGCGAGACCTCCCGGGTTGCGGCCATGGTTTTCTCGGCAAGCTTCCGGACTTCTCCTGCCACCACCGCGAATCCCCGTCCCGCGTCTCCAGCGCGGGCAGCCTCGATGGCTGCGTTCAAGGCCAGAAGGTTGGTTTGATCCGCGATGTCATCGATAACGTCGATGATGCGGCCGATGGAGGTGGCTTTTCTCCCAAGTTCATCCATTCCTTGCTGTTGTTGACGGGACAGATCGAACACAGCGTCGATGGATACCGTGCACTCGGACACAACGTCTGAGCCTTCTCTGGCCTGGGTCATGGCGCAATCTGAACTGCTGGCTGCGGCGCTTGCGACTTTGGCCACGTCGATGAGGGTGTCGTTCATTTCGGCCATGGCCTTGGAGGTTTCGTTCAAACGGGTTGTTTGGAGTGCGGCACCAACCTTGATGCTGTCCACCTGCCCGGAAAGTTCCTCAGCCCCCTGGGCAACATGCAGGGCGATTAAGTTGGCCTGTTCGGCCACCTGGGTGATCTTTTCATTCTGGCGGCGGATGAGCGTCTCCTGATGTTTGATCTCGGTCAGGTCCGTGAAAAGCGTGAAGACGCCCAGGGGAACTCCGTCCAGGTCGTAGAGAGGGGCGCAGTCCTGGCGGACGAAGAACACCCGGCCACGAGCGCCGCATCCCTTGGATTCCACCTCCTGGACAGGGTGTTTTTCCCGGAAGCATTTTTCAGGAGCCTGAGCCAGACGCGGGTTGCCAGCAAAAAAGCGGTCCACGCCCGTACCGACATGCCGGGAGGCGGGGCCGTCTTGTTCCAAAAGCTCCAGGAGGGGCGAGTTCACAAAAAGGATATTGCCTTCCGGATCGGTGACCAGGCAGGGGACGGTCATGGCTTGAAGGATGCCCTGGGAGAAGCCAAGCTTGTTTTTGAGCTCTCCCACCATTCGTCTAAGACCTCCGCTCAGTATGGCCATTTCGGACTTGAAGCGGCCCGTCAGTTCGGCCTGGAAGTCTCCTTCGGCGATGCGGTCCAGGAAGACTTGCAGCGACTTAAAGGGCAGAATTATCTCACGGCGCAAAAAGGCCACGGAACAGACGAGGATGATGACGGCAGTGGCCAGACCAAGGAGCAGGCTGGCATGAGTGAGTCTGCTGACTGCAGCGAAAGCCTCGGCTTCGTCAATGACGGTCACCAGGGCCCAGGTGGATTCTCCAACGCTGATAGGGGCATAGGCGGCAAGGACGGACTTGCCTGAGATATCCTTGGAGAGCTCGCTTCCCGTGCGGCCAGAAAGGGCTTCGGACACGAAGAGGGTATCCATTTTCCCCTGTGCGGGGTTTGCGAAGGATGCGCCCACGGAGTGCGACTGAGGGTAAGAGGCGCTGTCGGATCGCATGAGCCGGTCAGCTCCCACAAGATAACTTTCCCCGGAATCGTCTTTTCCGGATCTGGGCTTCATGATGGGGGCCAAATCCTTGGGGGAGAGGCGCAAAAGCGCGACTCCGTCGATTCCACCCACATGGTTGCGTACCGGGCTGGCCACGAAAGCGGTGGGCTCACCCTGGAGAGGAATATGCGGGGCGAAGTCTTCGAACACAGTCTGGCCCTTCAAAGCCTTTTGCCATGCGCGGGCCAGAGCGGAATCCTTGAGGGGGCCGTTGGCCAAGTCTTCTCCCAGTTCCAGGCCTTTTTGCACGGTGAAGAGGACTCGGCCGTAGTCGTCCACAAGGATGGCGTCCTCGTATCCGAGCACAGAGACGAAGGGTTGGAAGGCCGGGGCCACAAACTGAACCATTTCCACGAACTCGGGGTCGCTCGTGTCTGCTCGCAGGCCCGGTTTGGCCTTCCCCATGAAGATGTCTCGGAGCATGGCTATGCTGCTGTAGACTTCCTTGACCGAGGCATAAATGCGAACCTCCGCATGCCACTTGTCCACAAGCTGGAGAAGGGACTGCTTTCGCGAGTCGCGTACGGATTCAAGCTGGCTGAACGCTTGCATGGACAGACTGTCGGACGCCTGGCGGACGCTGTAGACGCCCATGAAGGCGAGCGGCAGAATGCCGATGGCAAGGCAGAAGAGGATGAGCTTGGCGCGAAGGCTGGGTTGGATATTCACGACGGTACTCCTTGTGAGACGGGCGCGAAGATACCCAGACATGGTTGGGGAATGATATACAGCGGGTGACAATTCGGTGTCGGCCGTGGTAGATTGGAGGCGAACGCAACCAGGAATAATGTGGAGGTGCAGCCAGGAGCAAACAAGTCGAGACAGGCGCGGAGGCGCGGCGTAACGGGCGTCTCTTCCCGGTCATGGATTCGTCACACGAAAGGGATAGTTTTCGTATTACCGCGGCGGCGCGGCGAGAACGTCCCTGAAAGGAAGGCCAAATGACCCTGGAAGGTTCGAGCAAGAGAAAGAATTACGTCATCGACACCAACGTCCTCATCGAAAACCCGAACTCGGTACTGGCGCTTAGAAACGGCAACGAAAACAACATATTCATCCCCTACCACGTGCTCATGGAGTTGGAGACGCTCAAGAACACGCCAAAGCTCCGCCACATAGTCTCCAAGGTCATCTCGAGTCTCATCGAGAACCGCGAACACATCACCTTCATCCGCAACGGCAACTCCGACTCGCCTTTCACCAACATCGTCGACAACTACATCCTGCGCGAAATCGAGACCGCCCACGACATCCAGGATCCCATACTGGTCACCAACGACAGGCTTTTGCAGCTCCAGGCTTCTCTTCGCAACATCAAGAGCGAGGAACTGCGCGACTCCAAGCCGTTCGAGTCCGAATCGCAGCTCTACACCGGGTTCGTGGAGGCGGCGGA
This genomic window contains:
- a CDS encoding PstS family phosphate ABC transporter substrate-binding protein gives rise to the protein MKKIASFFFALLLTASLAQADTNIRVDGSTTVLPAMQKIVEAYMKANPGVNITVSGGGSGNGIKAIIDGTTDVAMSSREMKPKEMDAAKEKGRVVKPVEIALDALAPIVNPANPVKGLTAEQLQGIFAGKVKNWKEVGGDDREIVVISRDTSSGTYEAWQELIMKDQKVTPAALLQASSGAVLQVVGKNKYAIAYDGYAYVNNTVKALPVNGVAGSEKTVADKSYPVSRGLFIIVPEKATPEVQKFVDYILDPAKGQKMIGEVGYFPVKK
- the pstC gene encoding phosphate ABC transporter permease subunit PstC, with the protein product MAISRKLKDDLIRYFFMITAMVSIVSLALIMIYLFLEGLPLFKHVGVMEFLFGNLWYPTAEPAEFGIFPLIMASIAVTALSSSIAIPLGVMTAVYLAEIAGAKTRGILKPLVELLAALPSVVIGFFGMVVVAPFLQDTFDLATGLNLFNASLMLAFMSVPTICSVSEDAIYAVPRELKEASLALGATHWETIRRVILPASLSGVSTAVILGMSRAIGETMVVLMVAGGAAILPKSIFSAIRPMPSSIAAEMAEAPFRSDHYHALFAIGIVLFLFTLVFNIIAQHISEKHKQVGAATL
- the pstA gene encoding phosphate ABC transporter permease PstA, producing MRRNDKLIKRRRGVQSLMWGVFKGAALVNAAALGIICVFLFYNGLPAISWEFLSQPPRNSMTAGGILPCIIGTIILSMGSMLVAFPLGVCAAIYLNEYAKPGKMVRMIRLGIANLAGVPSVVFGLFGLAFFVTFFGLGVSILSGVLTLTILVLPVIIGTSEEALKSVPNTYREASLGLGATKWQTIRFVVLPAAIPGMLTGAILGLSRAAGETAAIMFTAAVFFAPKLPTSVFSDVMALPYHIYVLATAGTDIDKTRPLQYGTALVLIALVLGMNLLAIVLRARLQRKG
- a CDS encoding PAS domain-containing protein yields the protein MNIQPSLRAKLILFCLAIGILPLAFMGVYSVRQASDSLSMQAFSQLESVRDSRKQSLLQLVDKWHAEVRIYASVKEVYSSIAMLRDIFMGKAKPGLRADTSDPEFVEMVQFVAPAFQPFVSVLGYEDAILVDDYGRVLFTVQKGLELGEDLANGPLKDSALARAWQKALKGQTVFEDFAPHIPLQGEPTAFVASPVRNHVGGIDGVALLRLSPKDLAPIMKPRSGKDDSGESYLVGADRLMRSDSASYPQSHSVGASFANPAQGKMDTLFVSEALSGRTGSELSKDISGKSVLAAYAPISVGESTWALVTVIDEAEAFAAVSRLTHASLLLGLATAVIILVCSVAFLRREIILPFKSLQVFLDRIAEGDFQAELTGRFKSEMAILSGGLRRMVGELKNKLGFSQGILQAMTVPCLVTDPEGNILFVNSPLLELLEQDGPASRHVGTGVDRFFAGNPRLAQAPEKCFREKHPVQEVESKGCGARGRVFFVRQDCAPLYDLDGVPLGVFTLFTDLTEIKHQETLIRRQNEKITQVAEQANLIALHVAQGAEELSGQVDSIKVGAALQTTRLNETSKAMAEMNDTLIDVAKVASAAASSSDCAMTQAREGSDVVSECTVSIDAVFDLSRQQQQGMDELGRKATSIGRIIDVIDDIADQTNLLALNAAIEAARAGDAGRGFAVVAGEVRKLAEKTMAATREVSQSIEEIQRVTQLNIEGTQRSFSAIAQANDLVKRSGNALASIVEFTSSTADQVRRIAASAEEQSAAHHLVNSAVSEVNEIAQETSNGMVHTSEAVSYLAEQAAELKDLTDSMIGCEDTAPVCTNSVHDIGAKLDALRLPM